In the genome of Paenibacillus pabuli, one region contains:
- a CDS encoding GrpB family protein, with the protein MTDHLQPENWPAWATEAVEIVKANPMWDSQAQEEIRQLRERLQQLNIHRFEHIGSTSIPGLAAKPIIDLMGEVKSWDDMDLIADRLNPVGWNYVPPELDGREYRRFWVKVKEGKRTVHLHLMRPGEERWDRQIQFRDVLRQRPDLVEAYATLKAKLADANKDDREAYTAAKTNFILEVLDEDI; encoded by the coding sequence ATGACAGATCATCTGCAACCGGAAAATTGGCCTGCGTGGGCGACAGAAGCAGTAGAGATTGTAAAGGCCAATCCTATGTGGGACTCACAGGCTCAGGAAGAAATTCGACAGCTTAGAGAACGTTTACAGCAGCTCAATATTCATAGATTCGAACATATCGGAAGCACGTCCATTCCGGGATTGGCCGCCAAACCCATAATTGATCTAATGGGAGAGGTGAAGTCATGGGATGACATGGACTTGATTGCCGATCGGCTGAATCCGGTAGGCTGGAACTACGTTCCGCCTGAACTGGATGGTCGGGAATACAGACGTTTCTGGGTCAAGGTGAAAGAGGGCAAGAGGACTGTACATCTTCATCTGATGCGCCCAGGCGAGGAACGTTGGGATCGACAAATCCAGTTTCGGGATGTGTTGAGACAGCGCCCGGATCTGGTAGAGGCATATGCGACCTTGAAAGCCAAGCTTGCTGATGCAAATAAGGACGACAGAGAAGCGTATACCGCTGCCAAAACGAATTTTATTTTAGAAGTGCTTGATGAAGACATTTAA
- a CDS encoding DUF2809 domain-containing protein produces MTVFSKERLIYFFAVILTMAAGLASRHFGELLPDFVHEHFGDALWAGMIYFGVRMICIHRSREWAMMVSLIFSWAVECSQLIQTPWLNEVRSTVLGALILGRGFLVMDLLRYVAGILCVYGMDRYFLRNKKAR; encoded by the coding sequence ATGACTGTATTTAGCAAAGAGAGACTGATTTATTTCTTCGCAGTTATCTTAACCATGGCGGCAGGGTTGGCGTCCAGACACTTCGGTGAACTTTTACCGGATTTTGTGCATGAACATTTCGGTGATGCCTTATGGGCAGGGATGATCTATTTCGGGGTACGTATGATTTGCATTCATCGCAGCAGAGAGTGGGCGATGATGGTGAGCCTGATTTTCAGCTGGGCCGTCGAATGTTCGCAACTGATTCAGACCCCGTGGCTGAACGAAGTGCGTTCAACGGTGTTGGGGGCACTTATTTTGGGACGTGGATTCCTGGTAATGGATCTGCTGAGGTATGTTGCTGGCATTCTGTGTGTGTATGGGATGGATCGTTATTTCCTGAGAAATAAGAAGGCTAGATGA
- a CDS encoding GNAT family N-acetyltransferase: MNIEKLFTESPEFETERLILRRLTLEDVDDYFMFASDPNVSRQSLWNCHETLDDSVQYIQRALDNYEKKTVYLWAFVLKETGRLIGRGGIFHLNESMQSAEMGYAIASSCWGKGLAAEAMQPIVAYCFHELDCNRLEGKCNAGNIGSARVMEKLGLTYEGLLRKQLKIKGVFTDQKLYSRIRDDL; encoded by the coding sequence GTGAATATTGAGAAACTTTTTACGGAATCACCCGAGTTTGAAACAGAGCGGTTAATACTGAGACGACTTACTCTGGAGGATGTTGACGATTACTTTATGTTTGCCTCCGATCCGAACGTGAGTCGGCAAAGTTTGTGGAACTGCCATGAAACGCTGGATGACTCCGTTCAATATATTCAAAGAGCTTTGGACAATTATGAGAAGAAAACGGTCTATCTATGGGCCTTTGTGCTGAAGGAAACAGGAAGGCTGATCGGGCGAGGTGGCATATTTCATCTGAATGAATCCATGCAAAGTGCTGAAATGGGGTATGCGATTGCCAGTAGTTGTTGGGGCAAAGGCCTCGCAGCTGAAGCGATGCAGCCAATTGTTGCATACTGTTTTCATGAACTGGACTGCAATCGGCTGGAGGGGAAATGCAATGCAGGCAATATCGGCTCTGCACGTGTGATGGAGAAGCTGGGCCTGACTTATGAAGGTTTGCTGCGCAAACAGTTGAAGATCAAAGGTGTATTTACGGATCAAAAATTGTACTCCCGTATCCGGGATGATCTATAA
- a CDS encoding DUF952 domain-containing protein, whose protein sequence is MIYSIISRAVWEQVSKQSVYAPDSLETDGFIHCSTKEQIPWVAAQFYQGRTDLVLIEIDEKALKPELVYEDLYKLNELFPHIYGELNLDAVRKVISFEPNEDGTFSFPE, encoded by the coding sequence ATGATCTACAGTATTATTTCCCGAGCCGTATGGGAGCAGGTATCCAAGCAGAGCGTGTATGCACCGGATAGCCTGGAGACGGATGGTTTCATTCATTGTTCCACCAAAGAACAGATTCCATGGGTAGCGGCTCAATTTTATCAAGGGCGTACGGATCTGGTATTAATCGAAATTGATGAAAAGGCATTGAAGCCTGAGTTGGTGTATGAGGACCTCTATAAGTTGAATGAACTATTTCCACATATTTATGGTGAGCTTAATCTGGATGCTGTACGAAAGGTCATTTCCTTTGAACCGAACGAGGACGGGACGTTTTCTTTTCCTGAATAA
- a CDS encoding DUF1572 family protein, with amino-acid sequence MDMNQVFLDTAEKQFLYYKQLGEKAMEQLESEQLFQSWNEDANSIAVIVKHLWGNMLSRWTDVLTSDGEKPWRERDAEFVNDISTREELVAKWEEGWNCLLGAIRSFTPEQLSHIIYIRNEGHTVMEAIIRQLAHYPYHVGQIIYAAKILKETSWESLSIPRNGSAQYNGGKFAKPKARKHFTDDELHIEEGKGDEQQ; translated from the coding sequence GTGGATATGAATCAGGTATTTCTGGATACAGCCGAGAAGCAATTTTTGTATTACAAGCAGCTTGGGGAGAAGGCCATGGAGCAACTGGAATCGGAGCAGCTGTTTCAATCCTGGAATGAAGATGCAAACAGCATCGCGGTTATAGTGAAGCATCTATGGGGCAACATGCTGTCCCGTTGGACGGATGTGCTGACAAGCGATGGAGAAAAGCCATGGCGTGAACGCGATGCGGAATTTGTGAATGATATTTCGACCCGCGAAGAGCTGGTTGCCAAATGGGAGGAAGGCTGGAACTGTCTGCTTGGGGCTATTCGTTCTTTTACACCGGAGCAGCTGTCTCATATCATATACATTCGCAATGAGGGACATACCGTCATGGAGGCCATCATTCGGCAGTTGGCGCATTATCCTTATCATGTGGGACAGATTATCTATGCAGCCAAAATACTCAAAGAAACCTCATGGGAGAGTCTTTCCATTCCGAGAAATGGTTCTGCTCAATATAATGGTGGCAAATTTGCCAAGCCAAAGGCCCGAAAACATTTTACAGATGATGAATTACACATAGAAGAAGGTAAAGGTGATGAACAGCAATGA
- a CDS encoding histidine phosphatase family protein — translation MTQIALIRHGSTAWNKEKRSQGQTDNPLDQEGREQALLLAERLSEETWDAIYASDLERASETARIIGDRLGIQEIHLDPRLREMGGGQVEGTTEAERVAKWGADWSGLDLGRELAEAGTIRGSAAIEDIVRHHPHGRVIVVSHGAILRNTLRGLVPELDVSAKLSNTSITRISWEAESWQCELYNCSIHLDSSKEL, via the coding sequence ATGACACAGATCGCATTGATTCGCCATGGAAGCACGGCGTGGAATAAAGAAAAACGTTCGCAGGGACAGACGGATAATCCGCTCGATCAGGAAGGGAGAGAACAGGCGTTATTGCTTGCTGAAAGACTGAGCGAGGAAACGTGGGATGCCATCTACGCAAGTGATCTGGAGCGTGCAAGTGAGACGGCTCGCATCATTGGCGACCGTTTGGGGATTCAGGAGATTCATTTGGACCCGAGGTTGCGTGAAATGGGTGGTGGGCAGGTGGAAGGTACGACTGAAGCGGAACGTGTAGCCAAATGGGGAGCAGATTGGAGTGGTCTCGATTTGGGCCGTGAGCTTGCGGAGGCAGGTACGATTCGAGGCAGTGCTGCGATAGAAGATATTGTGCGCCATCATCCCCATGGAAGAGTGATCGTTGTCAGCCATGGCGCCATTCTCCGCAATACACTGCGAGGTCTGGTGCCTGAGCTTGATGTGAGCGCCAAACTGTCCAACACGTCGATCACTCGGATTTCTTGGGAAGCGGAGTCTTGGCAGTGTGAGCTATACAATTGCAGTATACATTTGGACTCCTCCAAGGAGCTGTGA
- the pxpB gene encoding 5-oxoprolinase subunit PxpB, producing the protein MTELPYSWTEDVLSPLGETGVMIRCGDTISELVHRRVMSVCALLEKRQLPGIMEWLPSFASVTLFYDPLISPYHEVCEMLLHELNKMEEVTLGQPRTIIIPVCYGGEFGPDLEYVAAEHGLTPDEVIAIHTSGDYLVHMIGFAPGFPYLGGLSDKIATPRRPTPRLRVEAGTVGIGGQQTGVYPVTTPGGWQCIGRTPLALFRPMEDPPSLLTAGDRVRFASISLQEYLEQKEGGR; encoded by the coding sequence ATGACTGAGCTGCCGTATTCATGGACTGAGGATGTGCTGTCTCCTCTGGGAGAAACAGGGGTTATGATCCGGTGTGGAGACACCATATCCGAATTGGTGCACCGGAGGGTAATGTCGGTATGTGCTTTGCTGGAAAAGAGACAACTACCGGGTATCATGGAGTGGTTACCTTCATTTGCATCGGTCACCCTATTCTATGATCCGTTAATCTCCCCGTATCACGAGGTATGTGAAATGCTGCTTCATGAGTTGAATAAGATGGAAGAGGTAACGCTGGGTCAACCCAGAACGATCATTATTCCTGTATGTTATGGTGGTGAATTCGGGCCTGACCTGGAATATGTCGCTGCTGAACATGGGCTTACGCCAGACGAGGTCATAGCCATTCACACTTCGGGGGATTACCTGGTTCACATGATCGGATTCGCGCCGGGTTTTCCTTATCTGGGTGGATTGTCGGACAAGATCGCTACGCCCAGACGACCTACACCGCGGCTTCGGGTTGAAGCGGGAACGGTAGGCATTGGTGGCCAACAAACGGGAGTTTACCCGGTGACGACTCCCGGCGGATGGCAATGTATCGGTCGTACGCCGCTGGCGTTGTTTCGTCCAATGGAAGACCCGCCAAGTCTGCTCACAGCGGGTGATCGGGTTCGTTTTGCATCGATATCGCTGCAGGAGTATCTGGAACAGAAGGAGGGCGGACGATGA
- a CDS encoding biotin-dependent carboxyltransferase family protein has translation MSIEVIRPGLLSTVQDEGRTGFRRYGIHPGGVMDTFAARAANVLVGNSRDAAVLEMTLTGPELHFYESRLISLCGADLTATVDALPVPLWRPVVVLAGSVLRFGRCSSGLRAYMAIAGGIAVPEIMGSCSTDLKTGFGGNEGRALKVGDRLSEGEASWEAQAALHALSVEAEKNNRRMGAPAWYLSSREWLAYQADPVIRVMPGKDSAVFDEDSLERFHKERYVISPQSDRMGYRLEGAKLKLRQPMDRLSEAVTYGTVQVPADGQPIILMADHQTIGGYPVIAQVARVDLPVLAQARPGGRVAFERITYQEAQQLFLEQELGWRLTDQLIRRRLTRMGDR, from the coding sequence ATGAGTATTGAAGTCATTCGCCCAGGCCTGTTATCCACCGTTCAGGACGAAGGAAGGACGGGATTTCGCCGGTATGGAATTCATCCGGGCGGGGTTATGGATACCTTTGCAGCCAGAGCAGCCAATGTACTGGTTGGAAACTCTCGTGACGCGGCTGTGCTGGAGATGACGTTGACGGGACCGGAGCTGCATTTCTATGAAAGTCGGCTGATTTCTCTATGTGGTGCAGATCTAACGGCAACGGTGGATGCCCTTCCTGTTCCGCTGTGGCGTCCCGTTGTAGTGCTTGCAGGAAGTGTTCTGAGATTTGGCCGATGCTCTTCCGGTTTGCGTGCCTATATGGCGATTGCCGGGGGAATCGCAGTACCTGAGATCATGGGCAGTTGCAGCACAGACCTTAAGACAGGTTTTGGTGGGAATGAAGGACGTGCCCTGAAGGTGGGAGACAGGCTGTCTGAGGGAGAAGCTTCTTGGGAAGCGCAAGCGGCGTTGCATGCGTTGAGCGTAGAAGCTGAGAAGAACAACCGGCGGATGGGTGCCCCTGCCTGGTATTTGTCCAGCAGGGAGTGGCTTGCCTACCAGGCTGATCCTGTTATTCGTGTCATGCCGGGCAAAGACAGTGCTGTGTTTGATGAAGATAGCCTGGAGCGATTCCACAAAGAACGATATGTCATCTCTCCTCAATCGGATCGGATGGGGTATCGATTGGAGGGTGCAAAGCTGAAACTTCGCCAGCCGATGGATCGATTGTCTGAAGCGGTTACCTATGGCACGGTTCAGGTGCCGGCGGATGGTCAGCCCATCATATTGATGGCTGATCATCAGACCATCGGGGGCTATCCTGTGATTGCACAGGTGGCCCGAGTGGATTTACCTGTACTGGCACAGGCGCGGCCGGGGGGTCGGGTTGCTTTTGAACGGATTACATATCAAGAAGCACAGCAACTTTTCCTGGAACAGGAGTTGGGGTGGCGGCTAACTGATCAGTTGATTCGCAGGAGATTGACACGAATGGGGGACCGTTAA
- a CDS encoding LamB/YcsF family protein, translating into MNTVDINCDLGESYGVYQMASDEAILPLITSANIACGFHAGDPATMRQTVQQALEHQVAIGAHPGLPDLQGFGRRRLDITPREAYDMVVYQMGALDAFVRSYGGSMHHVKPHGALYNMAAEDDRLAEGIAEAIYKVQPELYLYGLAGSALIQAADRIGLRSVSEVFADRTYGPDGTLTPRSQPGAVIQQTEQALVQVLRMVKEGSVVSTEGTLIPIKAETLCIHGDGAHALAFAQEIRALLESEGITLSAPGIAR; encoded by the coding sequence ATGAACACGGTGGATATCAATTGTGACTTGGGTGAAAGTTACGGAGTGTATCAGATGGCGTCGGATGAGGCCATTCTGCCGCTGATTACTTCAGCCAACATCGCTTGTGGATTTCATGCGGGTGACCCGGCAACGATGCGGCAAACGGTGCAGCAAGCATTGGAGCACCAAGTCGCGATAGGTGCCCATCCCGGTCTGCCAGATTTGCAGGGGTTTGGCAGAAGACGGTTGGACATTACACCACGGGAAGCCTATGACATGGTCGTGTATCAAATGGGGGCGCTGGATGCTTTTGTCCGTTCATACGGGGGAAGTATGCATCATGTGAAGCCTCATGGAGCCTTGTATAACATGGCTGCTGAAGATGATCGACTCGCCGAGGGAATCGCGGAGGCCATTTATAAAGTACAACCGGAACTGTACCTCTATGGCCTGGCCGGAAGTGCGTTGATACAGGCAGCGGATCGCATTGGGCTGCGCAGCGTAAGTGAAGTTTTTGCGGATCGGACCTATGGACCTGACGGGACACTAACACCGCGCAGCCAGCCCGGGGCTGTCATTCAGCAGACGGAACAAGCTCTTGTTCAAGTGCTGCGCATGGTTAAAGAGGGAAGCGTTGTATCAACGGAAGGGACGCTCATACCCATTAAGGCAGAAACGCTCTGCATCCATGGCGACGGAGCGCATGCACTTGCTTTTGCCCAAGAGATCCGAGCATTGCTTGAATCTGAGGGAATTACCCTGTCTGCACCTGGAATTGCTAGATGA
- a CDS encoding NUDIX domain-containing protein: MKPIRNSAKAVIVQDGRLLVIRLEDQYGDAYVFPGGGQEKGEELKDAVARECLEEIGQAVTVGELLHIREYIGKNHEFAEWDADVHQVEFYFECRLIDPKATIFEGTSPDDHQVAVEWIPLEELSQVRLYPKTIGELLQKKNSSRIYLGDLN, from the coding sequence ATGAAACCGATACGTAATTCAGCAAAGGCCGTCATCGTACAGGATGGACGTCTGCTGGTGATCCGGTTGGAGGATCAATATGGTGACGCTTATGTTTTCCCTGGCGGAGGACAGGAGAAAGGCGAAGAACTCAAGGATGCCGTTGCCCGTGAATGTCTGGAGGAGATTGGACAGGCGGTGACTGTGGGAGAATTGCTGCATATCCGGGAGTATATCGGAAAAAATCACGAATTTGCCGAGTGGGATGCCGATGTGCACCAGGTTGAATTTTATTTTGAATGCAGATTAATTGATCCGAAAGCTACAATCTTTGAAGGCACCAGCCCGGACGATCATCAGGTAGCTGTAGAATGGATTCCTCTCGAAGAGCTGTCCCAGGTTCGTTTATATCCGAAAACAATTGGTGAGTTGTTGCAGAAAAAGAATTCGTCACGCATTTACCTTGGGGATTTGAATTAA
- a CDS encoding pyridoxamine 5'-phosphate oxidase family protein codes for MNQTELEQNIVKALENNPFCSFSTVENGKPKSRYMALFNDGMNIHLATNRRTHKVEELENNPNVSLLLGYEAGGSKEVVEIEGTCEVTKNEGLREQVWNDELKAWFDGPNDPNYVILDITPHRIEYTGKDHEHQVWEQ; via the coding sequence ATGAACCAGACTGAATTGGAACAAAACATTGTAAAAGCATTGGAAAACAACCCTTTTTGCAGTTTCTCCACGGTGGAGAACGGTAAACCAAAATCCCGCTATATGGCGCTTTTTAACGATGGAATGAACATTCATCTGGCAACAAACCGTCGCACGCACAAGGTAGAGGAGCTGGAGAATAATCCAAACGTTAGCCTTTTGCTAGGTTATGAAGCGGGTGGCTCCAAGGAAGTGGTCGAGATTGAAGGAACGTGCGAAGTGACGAAAAATGAAGGTTTACGCGAACAGGTATGGAATGATGAGCTAAAAGCCTGGTTTGACGGCCCGAACGATCCCAATTACGTCATTCTGGACATTACCCCACATCGGATTGAATACACTGGCAAAGATCATGAGCATCAAGTGTGGGAGCAGTAA
- a CDS encoding bifunctional 2',3'-cyclic-nucleotide 2'-phosphodiesterase/3'-nucleotidase, producing MRKSKKVLSSLTAAFVALNVLAVFPVPVSAADATKVKLRIMETTDIHDNLINYDYYSDKETDQYGLAKTATLIKKARDEAKNSLLFDNGDLIQGNPLGDYVAKIDPLKKGETHPVYKAMNLLDYDAGNIGNHEFNYGLDFLDMTLEGANFPYINANVYVDDGDDDETNDKNYFTPYKILDKKVTDESGKEHTIKVGVIGFVPPQVMQWDSANLEGKVIAKDIIATAKKFIPQMKAEGADIIVAIPHSGFEDIPQTDLMENSVLYLSQVEGINAILFGHAHKVFPSADFAGKKGVDLEKGTINGVPSVEPGFWGDHLGIIDLDLELVDGKWKVADSKVEARPIYDTANKKALVDADQEIVDAVHDEHEGTLEYVRGPVGETTAPINSFFALVQDDPSIQIVTNAQKWYVEKHMQGTEYEDIPVLSAGAPFKAGGRSGASYYTNIPKGTIAIKNVADLYVYPNTVHAVLVNGAELKEWLEWSAGQFNQIDPAKGGQQQLVNMDFPTYNFDVIDGVTYQIDVTQPAKYDSKATIVNASANRIKDLSFNGKPVDPAQKFIVATNNYRASSSKLANPDGKRIVLAAPDENRQVIIDYIRENKTINPTADGNWSLAPIKPSAGVTAAALNDLEVVFASSPDAKALVEANPAMSFIGTNKDGFAEYGLKLTGEAATTPETGTEPAPTPTKPDPTPTKPTTKPQPEKPTTGKVVYVVKKGDNLYRIGLKYGVDWRKLVSANKITNVHNLKVGQKIVIPAS from the coding sequence TTGAGAAAGAGTAAAAAAGTATTATCAAGCCTGACTGCCGCTTTCGTTGCATTAAACGTGCTTGCGGTATTTCCGGTACCTGTATCGGCTGCGGACGCTACCAAGGTTAAATTGCGGATCATGGAAACAACGGACATTCACGACAATCTGATTAACTATGACTACTATTCTGACAAAGAGACAGATCAGTATGGTCTGGCGAAGACGGCTACGCTGATCAAAAAAGCCCGTGACGAAGCCAAAAACAGCCTGCTGTTCGACAACGGTGACCTGATTCAGGGGAACCCGCTTGGGGATTATGTAGCGAAAATTGATCCACTCAAAAAGGGTGAGACTCACCCTGTATATAAAGCGATGAACCTGCTCGATTATGATGCAGGAAACATCGGTAACCATGAATTTAACTATGGACTGGATTTCCTCGACATGACGCTGGAAGGTGCGAACTTCCCTTACATTAATGCCAATGTATATGTAGATGACGGCGATGATGATGAGACGAATGACAAGAACTACTTTACCCCGTATAAAATTCTGGACAAAAAAGTGACCGACGAGAGTGGCAAAGAGCACACCATCAAGGTGGGTGTCATCGGATTTGTACCGCCGCAAGTTATGCAGTGGGACAGTGCTAATCTGGAAGGCAAAGTCATTGCCAAAGACATTATCGCTACTGCGAAAAAATTCATCCCACAAATGAAGGCTGAAGGTGCCGACATTATTGTGGCTATTCCTCACTCCGGTTTTGAAGATATCCCGCAAACGGATCTGATGGAAAACTCGGTATTGTATCTGAGCCAGGTTGAAGGCATTAATGCCATTCTGTTCGGACATGCCCACAAAGTATTCCCGAGCGCTGATTTTGCCGGTAAAAAAGGTGTGGATCTTGAAAAAGGTACAATTAATGGTGTTCCTTCCGTTGAACCAGGTTTCTGGGGTGACCACCTCGGTATTATCGATCTGGACCTTGAACTGGTAGACGGCAAATGGAAAGTGGCAGACTCCAAAGTGGAGGCACGCCCTATCTATGACACAGCCAACAAAAAAGCTTTGGTAGATGCTGATCAAGAGATCGTTGATGCAGTTCATGACGAACATGAAGGTACACTTGAATATGTGCGTGGCCCAGTTGGCGAAACGACAGCCCCAATCAACAGCTTCTTTGCACTGGTTCAGGATGATCCATCCATTCAGATCGTAACGAATGCACAGAAATGGTATGTTGAAAAACATATGCAAGGAACAGAATATGAAGATATTCCTGTATTGTCTGCAGGAGCTCCGTTCAAAGCAGGCGGACGTTCAGGTGCTTCATATTACACAAATATCCCTAAAGGCACCATTGCGATCAAAAACGTAGCTGACTTGTACGTGTATCCAAATACGGTACATGCCGTGTTGGTTAACGGCGCTGAGCTGAAAGAATGGTTGGAGTGGTCTGCAGGACAATTCAACCAGATTGATCCGGCTAAAGGCGGGCAGCAACAGTTGGTCAATATGGACTTCCCAACGTATAACTTTGATGTTATCGATGGTGTTACGTACCAAATTGATGTAACTCAACCAGCGAAATACGATAGCAAAGCAACGATTGTGAATGCATCGGCTAACCGGATTAAAGACCTGAGCTTCAATGGTAAACCGGTTGATCCGGCACAAAAATTCATCGTGGCAACAAATAACTACCGTGCTTCTTCGTCCAAACTTGCTAACCCGGACGGTAAACGTATCGTCTTGGCTGCACCGGATGAGAACCGTCAAGTGATCATTGATTACATCCGTGAGAACAAAACGATTAACCCGACAGCAGACGGCAACTGGTCACTTGCACCAATTAAGCCTTCTGCAGGTGTAACGGCAGCTGCACTCAACGATCTTGAAGTGGTGTTCGCATCTTCCCCGGATGCCAAAGCATTGGTTGAAGCGAACCCGGCGATGTCCTTCATTGGGACTAACAAAGACGGTTTTGCTGAGTATGGCTTGAAATTGACAGGAGAAGCAGCGACGACTCCAGAAACAGGTACGGAGCCTGCTCCGACGCCTACGAAGCCAGACCCGACTCCAACTAAACCTACGACCAAGCCACAGCCTGAGAAGCCGACAACTGGCAAAGTGGTATATGTGGTGAAAAAGGGAGATAATCTCTACCGCATTGGCTTGAAATACGGTGTGGACTGGCGCAAACTGGTTTCCGCAAACAAAATTACAAATGTGCACAATCTTAAAGTTGGACAGAAAATCGTAATTCCCGCTTCTTAA
- a CDS encoding EAL domain-containing protein: protein MNCSGCSPIHPIEDQGTLYMRPISPALLEALQRQGRHVEHSDELIWMHFLNLESVQRCIEDILRIESTLPDKLTVQVTPLYGQADANGWISLSMQEARLKHADLVSIILEHQFSSYMQPIVDASQQIIGFEFLLRPAEQGRPFSVYELFEVARDTGLHSFLDRTARIAAIETSAVLLPQGVKRFVNFLPSSIYNPEYCLTHTFETIERLSLDPKDFVFEVVETEQIQHMSILQHIFKVYRSHGMSVALDDVGAGFSTIEVMNRLEPDFVKIDRSLIDHCDHDLNKQQQIIDIVEMSRRFGGRVLAEGIERIEEFEFCRSVGIELAQGYYFGKPTAYPPQGPYGRTSA, encoded by the coding sequence ATGAATTGCAGCGGCTGCAGTCCAATTCATCCTATAGAGGATCAAGGTACCCTGTATATGCGTCCCATTTCCCCCGCTTTGCTGGAAGCACTGCAAAGGCAGGGAAGACATGTTGAACATTCGGATGAACTCATCTGGATGCATTTTTTGAATCTTGAATCTGTACAGCGTTGTATTGAGGATATTCTCAGGATTGAATCAACACTGCCGGATAAGTTAACGGTTCAGGTCACTCCATTGTATGGCCAGGCAGATGCAAATGGTTGGATCAGTCTCTCCATGCAGGAAGCTCGCCTCAAACATGCTGATCTGGTTTCCATTATCCTAGAACATCAATTCAGCAGTTATATGCAGCCGATCGTAGATGCATCACAGCAGATTATCGGGTTTGAATTTTTACTTCGTCCTGCTGAACAGGGTAGACCCTTCAGTGTATATGAATTATTTGAAGTTGCACGTGACACGGGATTGCATTCTTTTCTGGATCGGACAGCACGTATTGCTGCCATCGAGACAAGCGCTGTTCTTTTGCCCCAGGGTGTCAAACGTTTCGTGAATTTCCTGCCTTCCTCTATCTATAACCCCGAATATTGCCTTACGCACACGTTTGAGACGATTGAGCGCCTTTCGCTAGACCCTAAAGATTTTGTGTTTGAAGTGGTGGAAACGGAACAGATTCAGCATATGTCCATCTTGCAGCATATTTTTAAGGTGTATCGTTCTCATGGAATGTCGGTTGCCTTGGATGATGTTGGGGCTGGATTCTCGACAATCGAAGTGATGAATCGGCTGGAGCCGGATTTTGTCAAAATAGATCGGAGTCTCATTGATCATTGTGATCATGATTTGAACAAACAGCAGCAAATTATTGATATTGTTGAGATGTCGCGTCGATTCGGCGGGCGGGTACTTGCCGAGGGTATTGAACGAATTGAGGAATTTGAATTTTGTCGATCGGTGGGTATTGAGTTGGCACAAGGGTATTATTTTGGTAAGCCAACCGCATATCCGCCACAAGGTCCCTACGGAAGAACCTCTGCGTGA